A genomic segment from Thermotoga neapolitana DSM 4359 encodes:
- a CDS encoding FliH/SctL family protein: MLLRKDEIFYIDLPKKIKTEEKESKESREVKEDPRKQFNRIKEQIISQAREEARKIVEEAEKRAEEILKSASEEAERLKLEVERLLEEKRKEKQKFSEYILSLKKQIQMQIHQKLEEILPDIVEVLRVLFRKILEKEMDESVVVRKLRSALSKVAGIENVKIKIHPEDLDKVDLKELKGKQVIPDPNVEKGGVILETEYDVLDKTFSYQWKLVEDIFEEVVGFERPSQRIEEKAD, encoded by the coding sequence ATGCTTCTCAGAAAAGATGAGATATTCTACATAGACCTTCCAAAAAAGATCAAAACAGAGGAAAAAGAGTCCAAAGAGTCCAGAGAGGTCAAAGAAGATCCAAGGAAACAGTTCAACAGGATCAAAGAGCAGATCATCTCCCAGGCCCGGGAAGAGGCCCGAAAGATAGTAGAAGAGGCAGAAAAAAGGGCAGAAGAAATATTGAAGAGCGCTTCAGAAGAAGCGGAGAGGTTGAAACTCGAAGTGGAAAGGCTTCTAGAAGAAAAGAGAAAAGAAAAACAGAAGTTCTCCGAGTACATTCTCTCGCTGAAAAAACAGATTCAAATGCAGATCCATCAAAAACTGGAGGAGATCCTTCCCGACATCGTTGAGGTTCTCAGGGTGCTGTTCAGAAAGATTCTCGAGAAAGAAATGGACGAGTCCGTGGTGGTGAGAAAACTCAGGTCCGCTCTTTCTAAGGTAGCCGGTATCGAGAATGTGAAGATAAAAATACACCCGGAGGATCTGGATAAAGTCGATTTGAAAGAGCTGAAGGGCAAACAGGTGATACCGGATCCCAACGTCGAAAAGGGCGGAGTGATACTCGAAACGGAGTACGATGTTCTGGACAAGACTTTCTCCTACCAGTGGAAACTGGTCGAGGACATATTCGAAGAGGTGGTGGGTTTTGAAAGACCTTCTCAGAGAATTGAAGAAAAGGCTGACTGA
- a CDS encoding biotin--[acetyl-CoA-carboxylase] ligase produces the protein MIGEKIISFETIDSTNQFLKEHFSKYPSGTVVVALEQTSGYGRNKRRWYSARGGLWFSVLFKPRKQVDTTFYTRVFSVAIVKALETFKVHADIKWPNDIYVRGRKLAGILTEGIFEGKKPLALIVGVGMNVNNEIPDELKTRAISLKEILGREIPLMKLLELILKNARVLFRRYTKKKEALTRIWKRHLLQKEGDIVTFSENNQEKIGKILKILPDHLLVETDEGVRKVYSLSPH, from the coding sequence ATGATCGGAGAGAAGATCATCTCGTTTGAAACGATAGATTCCACGAACCAATTTTTGAAAGAACATTTCTCGAAGTATCCCAGTGGAACGGTAGTAGTTGCTCTGGAGCAAACATCGGGATACGGCAGAAACAAAAGAAGATGGTATTCGGCAAGGGGTGGTCTGTGGTTTTCCGTACTATTCAAGCCAAGAAAACAGGTAGACACAACCTTCTATACCAGGGTATTTTCCGTTGCCATTGTGAAGGCACTGGAGACCTTCAAAGTTCATGCGGACATAAAATGGCCAAACGACATTTACGTACGCGGCAGAAAACTCGCAGGAATTCTTACAGAGGGGATCTTCGAAGGGAAAAAGCCGCTGGCGTTAATTGTAGGAGTGGGCATGAACGTGAACAACGAAATTCCAGACGAACTGAAAACGAGGGCGATCAGTCTGAAGGAAATCCTCGGCAGGGAAATACCTCTGATGAAACTACTGGAATTGATACTGAAAAATGCCCGGGTGCTTTTTAGAAGATACACCAAGAAAAAAGAAGCATTGACGAGGATCTGGAAAAGGCATTTACTCCAGAAGGAAGGAGACATCGTTACCTTTTCAGAAAACAACCAGGAAAAGATTGGAAAGATCCTGAAAATCTTGCCGGATCATCTGCTCGTTGAAACCGATGAAGGTGTCAGGAAGGTCTATTCACTCTCTCCTCACTGA
- the nuoE gene encoding NADH-quinone oxidoreductase subunit NuoE — translation MREAIVEIIRKAKESAEERDILINTLHEIQKRFENFIPPEAAEIVSEELNVPLSKVYEVLTFYTMFSTKPKGKYVIRVCESLPCHVENGREVVKALKETLKIDFGQTTPDNMFTLEMTSCLGLCGVAPVIMVNDEYYGNMTPEKVKNLINRLRGEEK, via the coding sequence ATGAGGGAAGCAATAGTTGAGATCATTCGGAAGGCGAAAGAATCGGCGGAGGAGAGGGATATCCTGATAAACACCCTTCACGAGATCCAGAAACGCTTCGAAAACTTCATACCACCCGAAGCAGCCGAAATCGTTTCGGAAGAGCTCAACGTTCCCCTCTCAAAGGTTTACGAGGTGCTCACCTTCTACACGATGTTCTCCACGAAGCCGAAGGGAAAGTACGTGATCAGGGTGTGCGAGAGTCTTCCGTGTCACGTGGAAAACGGAAGGGAAGTGGTGAAAGCGCTGAAAGAGACCCTGAAAATAGACTTCGGTCAGACCACCCCAGACAACATGTTCACCTTAGAGATGACGAGTTGTCTGGGGCTTTGCGGTGTGGCACCTGTGATCATGGTGAACGACGAGTACTACGGAAACATGACACCGGAGAAAGTGAAGAACCTCATAAACAGATTGAGAGGTGAGGAAAAATGA
- a CDS encoding S4 domain-containing protein has product MRLDVFLKISVVKRRTVAQKLLKGQKVLVNGRPAKASYEVKDGDVVEVFLPTKKVKLRVVGNGGYEILSEERVNRPS; this is encoded by the coding sequence ATGAGGCTGGATGTGTTCCTGAAGATCTCGGTTGTGAAGAGAAGGACCGTCGCGCAAAAACTCTTGAAGGGACAGAAGGTCCTGGTGAATGGAAGACCGGCCAAAGCCTCTTACGAGGTGAAAGACGGTGATGTGGTGGAGGTGTTTCTTCCCACAAAGAAGGTGAAACTGAGAGTGGTGGGAAACGGAGGGTACGAGATTCTCAGTGAGGAGAGAGTGAATAGACCTTCCTGA
- a CDS encoding DUF554 domain-containing protein — protein sequence MFHYAVILNSLGVLLGAFIGAIFKKKIPQKLHEILFTVIGLTTLGIGVRMIIQGNDFLLILLSLVAGGVIGELLKIEDRIENLGRRFKDSHGFAESFLASSLLFLVGPMTIIGSINIGVSGNAELILIKTVLDTVSAVVLTATLGSGVFLSAFSVFIVQGLLVVFARSLTFLTGDVFIADFVGTGGIMILGLGIRILELKRVRVGNLLPALVLIPFFDWLKNLF from the coding sequence ATGTTCCACTATGCCGTCATCCTGAACTCTCTTGGAGTACTTCTTGGTGCCTTCATCGGCGCCATATTCAAGAAGAAGATCCCACAAAAGCTCCACGAAATCCTTTTCACGGTGATTGGGCTCACCACCCTGGGAATAGGTGTGCGCATGATCATCCAGGGAAACGACTTTCTGTTGATACTGCTCTCGCTCGTCGCTGGAGGAGTTATTGGAGAGCTTCTGAAGATCGAGGACAGAATAGAGAACCTCGGCAGAAGATTCAAAGATTCTCACGGATTTGCGGAGAGTTTCCTTGCGTCTTCTTTGCTTTTCCTTGTTGGTCCGATGACGATCATTGGTTCCATAAACATAGGGGTCTCTGGAAACGCCGAGTTGATACTCATAAAGACGGTCCTCGATACCGTTTCTGCCGTTGTACTCACGGCAACCCTGGGATCGGGGGTATTTCTGTCTGCTTTTTCCGTGTTCATTGTTCAGGGGTTGCTGGTTGTCTTTGCACGAAGTCTCACTTTCCTCACCGGTGACGTCTTCATAGCCGATTTCGTTGGAACAGGAGGAATCATGATACTGGGCCTTGGAATAAGGATCCTCGAATTGAAAAGAGTGAGGGTGGGAAATCTCCTTCCGGCGCTCGTTCTGATACCATTCTTTGACTGGTTGAAGAACCTTTTCTGA
- a CDS encoding D-cysteine desulfhydrase family protein, with protein sequence MRIDLAIKPTPVQFLRKVSAEYGFDLYIKRDDLTELLGSGNKIRKLEYLMGDALKQGATTIFTSGGLQSNHARATAYVSRKLGLKPVLFLRKGEKVLNGNLLLDMLFGAEIVEVSSEEYENIDEIFLEYKKEKEKRGEKVYIIPEGGSNALGALGYFNMVMELKDQIDVESFEAIVCAVGSGGTIAGISAALSFLGYRVPVIGVNVTTKNADYFVEKVKKIVRDMGKLGVEAKEPRFEIVDSFRGPAYAVPSDEDVNVIKEIATKEAIVLDPVYTSKAFRGTLEMFRSSGKRILFVHTGGIFGVFAQSGRLV encoded by the coding sequence GTGAGAATCGACCTTGCCATCAAACCAACTCCCGTTCAATTTCTGAGAAAAGTCTCGGCGGAGTACGGATTCGATCTCTACATCAAAAGAGACGATCTCACAGAGCTTCTCGGTTCTGGAAACAAGATCAGAAAACTTGAATACCTGATGGGAGATGCTCTGAAACAGGGGGCAACGACGATTTTCACCAGTGGAGGTCTTCAATCGAACCATGCCAGGGCAACTGCGTACGTTTCCAGAAAACTCGGGCTAAAACCCGTTCTGTTCCTCAGAAAAGGTGAAAAAGTTTTGAACGGAAATCTCCTGCTGGATATGCTCTTTGGAGCAGAAATCGTGGAAGTATCTTCCGAGGAATACGAGAACATCGACGAGATCTTTTTGGAGTACAAAAAAGAGAAAGAAAAAAGGGGAGAAAAAGTCTACATCATACCAGAAGGAGGATCGAACGCCCTGGGCGCTCTTGGTTATTTCAACATGGTGATGGAGTTGAAGGATCAGATCGATGTGGAATCGTTCGAGGCCATCGTCTGTGCTGTGGGAAGCGGTGGAACAATAGCGGGAATCTCGGCAGCTCTTTCCTTCCTGGGCTATCGTGTACCGGTGATCGGTGTGAACGTCACAACGAAAAATGCAGATTACTTCGTTGAAAAGGTGAAGAAGATCGTTAGGGATATGGGGAAACTCGGCGTGGAGGCGAAAGAACCCAGGTTCGAGATAGTGGATTCGTTCAGAGGGCCTGCCTATGCCGTTCCTTCCGATGAAGATGTGAACGTTATAAAGGAGATCGCAACGAAAGAAGCGATCGTTCTTGACCCGGTTTACACCTCGAAGGCCTTCAGAGGAACACTGGAGATGTTCAGGTCTTCTGGAAAGAGGATTTTATTCGTCCACACAGGAGGAATATTCGGCGTGTTCGCGCAGAGCGGGAGGCTGGTATGA
- the fliI gene encoding flagellar protein export ATPase FliI translates to MKDLLRELKKRLTEEDFNRFNGRVTRVVGLTVESHGPDAFLGEMCKISLQNGKNALAEVVGFKEGNVVLMPYEDVSGLKMGCEVIRTNRVLEIGVGRNMIGRIFDGLGRPLDGRSFVPEARYPLTNSPPHPLKRKRIKDPLSVGVRAIDGFITIGKGQRIGIFAGSGVGKSTLLGMIARNTTADVCVLALIGERGREVREFIERDLGEEGLKRSILVVSTSDQPALARVKSLLTATSIAEYYRDLGYDVLLMVDSLTRWAMAQREVGLAIGEPPTTRGYPPSVFAGLPKILERAGNSDRGSITAVYTVLVEADDFNEPISDTVRSIVDGHIVLSRRLAESNHYPAIDVLASVSRLMNDVVSEEHKEAANRLRSLLASYESAKDLIEIGAYKKGTNPLVDKAIEMQEDINAFLRQGIFEKSSFEETVQRLFELSSRSLD, encoded by the coding sequence TTGAAAGACCTTCTCAGAGAATTGAAGAAAAGGCTGACTGAAGAGGACTTCAATCGCTTCAACGGAAGAGTGACACGCGTTGTCGGTCTCACCGTCGAATCACACGGACCCGATGCGTTTCTGGGAGAGATGTGCAAGATCTCCCTGCAGAACGGAAAGAACGCCCTGGCAGAGGTTGTTGGTTTCAAAGAAGGAAATGTCGTTCTGATGCCCTATGAAGACGTTTCCGGACTGAAGATGGGCTGCGAGGTGATAAGAACAAACAGAGTCCTGGAAATCGGTGTGGGCAGAAACATGATAGGCCGAATCTTCGACGGACTGGGCCGACCACTCGATGGAAGATCTTTCGTCCCGGAAGCGCGATACCCCCTGACAAACTCACCACCTCATCCCCTCAAAAGAAAAAGAATAAAAGATCCTCTTTCAGTCGGTGTCAGAGCGATCGATGGCTTCATCACCATAGGGAAAGGGCAGAGAATCGGGATATTCGCAGGTAGTGGAGTTGGAAAGAGCACGCTCCTTGGTATGATCGCACGGAACACAACGGCAGACGTGTGTGTGCTTGCACTGATTGGAGAGAGGGGAAGAGAGGTCAGGGAATTCATAGAAAGAGACCTCGGTGAGGAGGGTTTGAAGCGCTCCATACTCGTGGTTTCCACTTCCGATCAACCGGCCCTCGCCAGGGTGAAATCCCTTCTCACGGCCACCAGCATAGCGGAGTACTACAGGGATCTTGGCTACGACGTACTCTTGATGGTGGATTCACTCACCCGATGGGCCATGGCACAGAGAGAGGTCGGCCTTGCCATAGGAGAGCCCCCGACCACCAGGGGCTATCCTCCCAGTGTGTTTGCTGGACTTCCAAAGATACTCGAAAGAGCGGGAAACTCAGACAGAGGGAGTATAACAGCCGTCTACACGGTCCTCGTTGAGGCAGACGACTTCAACGAACCCATATCCGATACGGTTCGATCCATCGTGGACGGCCACATCGTTCTTTCAAGGAGACTCGCAGAATCGAATCACTATCCGGCAATCGACGTGCTGGCGAGTGTGAGCAGGTTGATGAACGACGTGGTTTCGGAAGAACACAAAGAGGCGGCGAACCGCCTCAGATCTTTGCTTGCCTCTTACGAGTCGGCAAAAGACCTGATAGAGATAGGAGCCTATAAAAAAGGAACCAACCCTCTTGTCGACAAAGCGATTGAAATGCAAGAGGATATCAACGCGTTCTTGAGACAGGGGATCTTCGAGAAATCTTCTTTCGAAGAAACCGTCCAGAGGCTTTTTGAACTTTCTTCACGTTCTCTTGACTAG
- the fliF gene encoding flagellar basal-body MS-ring/collar protein FliF, which translates to MNLFEQIKNLWKKIFDLWNSMPRERRFLVGGIAAALIISIVLFAIIAATPHYRLLVAGLSEEEAGTIIQKLEEMNIPYKVSPGGDIYVSDKYNVYELRMKLASEGILGGTRQGFSILSENSFGATSFDKQVKYQIALQQELERSIMTIRGVKDARVHLVLPKYTYYVRGEMAEPRASVLVVLEPGAELTREQVRGIVELVSGAVEGLKPENVRVVDNYSRSLSDMLESDEETFLASSKLELKQQLEKYYENKLKKALESVFGPGRVEVIPDVSLNWTKIETEMKRYEAPARREGLVRSQETETERSQNLPVSGGEVGTESNIPPLSYPSVSGEGTSTYERTHTITNYELNEIYQKILQNHEGEISSLSVAVIIDASSTVLQSNNNWNDVINDLVEKGIGSVTSSASFSVAVAFLPFDRTIERTLQRELEQIQARKRFTMYSLGIAILGFLTFLLMYILIVQIRRIRARKLAEERRRKLEEEIKEVLQEEMKEEKELSPEEKELMELIEELENIFSRSPADIAEIVRLWFFERG; encoded by the coding sequence ATGAATCTTTTCGAGCAAATCAAAAATCTCTGGAAGAAGATCTTCGATTTATGGAACTCCATGCCGCGGGAAAGAAGATTTCTGGTAGGGGGCATCGCAGCGGCCCTCATAATATCGATCGTTCTCTTTGCAATAATAGCCGCCACCCCACACTACAGACTCCTTGTTGCCGGCCTCAGCGAAGAAGAGGCGGGAACGATCATTCAGAAACTCGAAGAGATGAACATTCCCTACAAAGTCTCCCCGGGTGGAGACATTTACGTCTCCGACAAATACAACGTCTACGAGTTGAGAATGAAACTCGCTTCCGAGGGAATACTTGGAGGAACAAGACAGGGTTTCTCCATACTCAGCGAAAACTCGTTCGGGGCCACCAGTTTTGACAAACAGGTGAAATACCAGATCGCTCTACAGCAGGAACTTGAAAGAAGCATCATGACCATCAGGGGAGTCAAAGACGCCCGGGTCCACCTGGTCCTGCCGAAGTACACCTATTACGTCCGCGGAGAGATGGCTGAACCACGTGCCTCCGTCCTCGTTGTGCTGGAACCCGGTGCTGAGCTCACACGAGAGCAAGTAAGAGGAATCGTTGAACTCGTCTCGGGAGCCGTTGAGGGGTTGAAACCAGAAAACGTGAGAGTGGTGGACAACTACTCCAGATCGCTCAGTGATATGCTGGAAAGTGATGAAGAAACCTTTCTGGCATCCAGTAAACTGGAGTTGAAACAACAACTTGAGAAATACTACGAAAACAAGTTGAAGAAGGCCCTTGAGAGTGTTTTTGGCCCAGGAAGGGTAGAGGTGATTCCCGATGTTTCCCTGAACTGGACGAAGATAGAAACAGAAATGAAAAGGTACGAAGCACCGGCCAGAAGAGAAGGACTGGTCAGAAGTCAGGAGACAGAGACCGAAAGAAGTCAAAATCTGCCTGTCAGCGGTGGTGAAGTGGGAACGGAGTCGAACATACCTCCACTCAGCTATCCATCCGTAAGTGGCGAAGGAACGAGCACATACGAGAGAACCCACACCATCACCAATTACGAGCTGAACGAGATCTATCAGAAGATTCTTCAAAACCACGAAGGAGAGATATCATCTCTTTCTGTTGCTGTCATAATCGACGCTTCCTCCACAGTTCTTCAAAGCAACAACAACTGGAACGATGTCATAAACGATCTGGTGGAGAAAGGGATCGGTTCTGTCACCTCTTCCGCTTCTTTTAGCGTTGCGGTGGCGTTTCTGCCCTTCGACAGAACAATTGAAAGAACCCTGCAGAGGGAACTGGAGCAGATTCAGGCAAGAAAGAGGTTCACCATGTACTCGCTTGGAATCGCTATCCTTGGTTTTCTCACCTTTTTGCTCATGTACATCCTGATAGTACAGATCCGAAGAATCAGGGCCAGAAAACTGGCAGAAGAAAGAAGAAGAAAGCTCGAAGAAGAGATAAAGGAAGTCCTCCAGGAAGAGATGAAAGAAGAAAAAGAACTCTCACCCGAAGAGAAGGAACTGATGGAACTCATAGAAGAATTGGAGAACATTTTCAGCCGATCACCCGCCGATATCGCTGAGATAGTCCGTCTGTGGTTCTTCGAGAGGGGATGA
- the ecfA2 gene encoding energy-coupling factor ABC transporter ATP-binding protein EcfA2: protein MKIEVVNVTHIFYRGTPLERIALRDIDLTIEEGECLLVAGNTGSGKSTLLQIIAGLIEPTGGQVLYDGRQRKGYEVRKHIGIAFQYPEDQFFAETVFDEIAFAVRNFYPDEDPVPFVKRAMEFVGLNFDEFKDRVPFFLSGGEKRRVAIASVIVHEPDVLMLDEPLVGLDREGKGDLLRVIEKWKKLKRTVVIISHDIETVIKHVDRVVFLENGRKIFDGSREDFLREIDVHYLTTRLRTMRRLLLSGEDPFSMGDEELIDRVYRI from the coding sequence ATGAAGATCGAGGTCGTCAACGTCACCCATATCTTTTACCGTGGAACCCCTCTGGAAAGAATCGCACTCAGAGATATCGATCTTACGATCGAGGAGGGAGAGTGTCTCCTCGTTGCTGGAAACACCGGATCTGGAAAATCCACCCTCCTTCAGATCATTGCGGGTTTGATAGAACCTACCGGTGGACAGGTGCTGTACGATGGAAGACAGAGAAAGGGTTACGAGGTGAGAAAACACATTGGCATAGCGTTCCAGTATCCGGAAGATCAGTTCTTCGCAGAAACTGTTTTCGATGAGATCGCTTTCGCTGTGCGGAACTTTTACCCCGATGAAGATCCCGTTCCTTTCGTGAAGAGAGCGATGGAATTTGTTGGGTTGAACTTCGATGAGTTCAAAGATAGAGTTCCTTTCTTTCTATCCGGAGGTGAAAAGAGGAGAGTCGCCATTGCCTCTGTGATCGTGCACGAGCCGGACGTTCTAATGCTTGATGAACCGCTTGTGGGACTCGACAGGGAAGGCAAGGGCGATCTTTTGAGGGTGATAGAGAAATGGAAGAAACTTAAAAGAACGGTTGTCATCATCTCGCACGACATAGAGACGGTGATAAAGCACGTGGATCGTGTAGTGTTTCTGGAAAATGGAAGAAAGATCTTCGACGGTTCAAGGGAAGATTTTTTGAGAGAAATCGATGTTCATTACCTCACGACCAGGTTGAGGACGATGAGAAGACTCCTTCTATCAGGTGAAGATCCTTTTTCGATGGGAGATGAAGAGTTGATAGACAGGGTGTATCGGATATGA
- the fliG gene encoding flagellar motor switch protein FliG, with protein sequence MPERKLDGKRKAAVLLVALGPEKAAQVMKHLDEETVEQLVVEIANIGKVSQEEKKQVLEEFLNLAKAKEMISEGGIEYAKRVLEKAFGPEKARKIIERLTASLQVKPFSFIKDTDPVQLVNFLQGEHPQTIAVVLSYLDPPVAAQILGALPENLQSEVLKRIALLERTSPEVVKEIEKNLEKKISGFVSQTFSKVGGVDTAAEIMNNIDRSTEKKIMDKLAQEDPELADEIRRRMFVFEDILKLDDRSIQLVLREVDTRDLALALKGASDELKEKIFRNMSKRAAALLKDELEYMGPVRIKDVEEAQQKIINVIRRLEEAGEIVIARGGGEELIM encoded by the coding sequence ATGCCCGAAAGAAAACTGGATGGGAAGAGAAAGGCAGCCGTTCTTCTGGTGGCGCTTGGTCCGGAGAAAGCCGCTCAGGTGATGAAACATCTTGATGAGGAAACGGTAGAACAGTTAGTGGTGGAAATAGCAAACATAGGTAAAGTCTCCCAGGAAGAAAAGAAACAGGTGTTAGAGGAGTTTCTGAATCTTGCCAAGGCAAAGGAGATGATCTCAGAGGGTGGTATAGAGTACGCAAAGAGAGTGCTGGAAAAAGCGTTCGGACCAGAAAAGGCCCGAAAAATCATAGAAAGACTGACTGCCTCCCTTCAGGTGAAGCCCTTCAGTTTCATAAAGGACACGGATCCTGTCCAACTTGTGAACTTTCTTCAGGGAGAACACCCTCAGACCATAGCGGTCGTTCTGAGCTATCTTGATCCACCAGTCGCTGCCCAGATACTGGGAGCCCTCCCGGAGAATCTGCAGAGTGAGGTTTTGAAGAGAATCGCCCTTCTTGAGAGAACCTCACCGGAGGTTGTGAAGGAGATCGAGAAAAACCTCGAGAAGAAAATATCCGGATTTGTGAGCCAGACTTTCAGCAAGGTGGGAGGGGTGGACACCGCCGCTGAGATCATGAACAACATAGACAGAAGCACGGAGAAGAAGATCATGGACAAACTGGCTCAGGAAGACCCCGAACTCGCCGACGAGATAAGAAGGAGGATGTTCGTGTTCGAAGATATCCTCAAACTCGATGACAGATCGATCCAGCTTGTCCTGAGAGAAGTCGACACACGGGATCTGGCTCTCGCCCTGAAGGGTGCCTCAGACGAGTTGAAGGAGAAGATCTTCAGAAACATGTCCAAGAGGGCAGCCGCATTGCTCAAAGACGAACTGGAATACATGGGCCCCGTGAGGATAAAAGACGTCGAAGAAGCCCAGCAAAAGATCATAAACGTGATCAGAAGACTCGAAGAGGCAGGAGAAATCGTAATAGCAAGGGGCGGTGGAGAGGAGTTGATCATGTAG